The following are encoded together in the Vicinamibacteria bacterium genome:
- a CDS encoding DUF4136 domain-containing protein, with the protein LVVDVWEPKEKKLIFRGTATDTVDANPEKLEKKINKMVEKMVKEFDKKLEKEAKKKKST; encoded by the coding sequence CTCGTGGTCGACGTTTGGGAGCCCAAGGAAAAGAAGCTCATTTTCCGAGGAACGGCTACCGACACCGTGGACGCGAACCCCGAGAAGCTCGAGAAGAAGATCAACAAGATGGTGGAGAAAATGGTCAAGGAGTTCGACAAGAAGCTCGAGAAAGAGGCAAAGAAGAAGAAGTCTACCTGA